A window of the Tiliqua scincoides isolate rTilSci1 chromosome 5, rTilSci1.hap2, whole genome shotgun sequence genome harbors these coding sequences:
- the LOC136652051 gene encoding butyrophilin subfamily 3 member A2-like, which produces MCFSATAVFIWTVLQISQVAGHFAIIPPKNPVIGFLGEDVILPCQLITASNPESASIRVQWTFSTFSEKIDVKSYYGAKKEETQDRRYQNRTELFYTELRTGNMSLKLKNSRLSDQGKYSCTITLGKWPEEVDVELKLAANGVEPTISLELYQDWGIGLTCSSQGWYPRSPVLLWMNSEERNRTEKVESSKTEQEPGGTFRVSSSITIEPGGDNGVSCKIINSVLQSESESRILISDVFYPTTNPWLPPFIIILLIDLCLVAFVAYKLIESYQNISPSVKKKNVIQIERLHLEGAIEMNRHTRQAGGFEEQKQLIDRVKVELDFRRAQSYAAAVTLDPDHKHPELIISEDQKKIRLQPSTAEKPVTCSGTPVVVGKEGYEAGKHYWEVKVGGRLDWELGVLTQVARDKVRKEKFSGPLGEGCWALRSSREGFFTRQDGEKIKKRDVVPHKMIGMFLDQEEGKITFYNAYVGFMIHSIPIQSNERLHPFLSFVQAAEDADQSPLELIHCRAPVPLKAL; this is translated from the exons GTCACTTTGCAATCATTCCACCCAAAAACCCTGTCATTGGATTCCTCGGGGAGGATGTGATCCTGCCCTGCCAGCTAATCACTGCTAGCAATCCTGAAAGTGCCAGCATCAGGGTCCAGTGGACATTTTCAACCTTCTCAGAAAAAATTGATGTGAAGTCCTATTATggagcaaagaaggaagaaaCGCAGGACAGAAGATACCAGAATCGAACTGAGCTTTTCTATACTGAACTGAGGACAGGAAACATGTCCCTGAAGCTGAAGAATAGCCGGCTGTCTGACCAAGGAAAATACAGCTGCACTATCACTCTGGGAAAATGGCCTGAAGAGGTCGATGTTGAACTGAAGTTGGCAG CCAATGGAGTAGAACCCACCATTTCCTTGGAGCTTTATCAGGACTGGGGAATTGGCCTCACCTGCAGCTCTCAGGGCTGGTATCCAAGGTCCCCAGTTCTCCTCTGGATGAACAGCGAAGAGAGAAACCGAACTGAGAAGGTGGAATCTTCAAAAACAGAGCAGGAACCAGGAGGGACCTTCAGAGTTTCTAGTTCCATAACAATAGAGCCAGGAGGTGACAATGGAGTCTCCTGCAAAATCATCAACAGTGTGTTGCAGTCAGAGAGTGAATCCAGAATCCTGATCTCCG ATGTTTTTTATCCTACCACCAACCCTTGGCTTCCTCCTTTCATCATAATTTTATTGATTGACCTGTGCCTTGTGGCTTTTGTGGCTTATAAACTGATAG AGAGCTATCAGAATATATCTCCGTCTG tgAAGAAGAAGAATGTCATACAAATTG AACGGCTTCATCTAGAAGGTGCAATAG AAATGAACAGACACACACGCCAAGCAG GTGGATTTGAAGAACAAAAACAGCTGATAG ACCGGGTCAAAGTTGAGCTTG ATTTTAGAAGAGCTCAAAGTTATGCAG CTGCTGTTACTTTGGATCCCGATCATAAACACCCTGAACTCATCATCAGTGAGGATCAGAAAAAAATCCGACTTCAACCATCTACAGCAGAAAAACCTGTAACTTGTTCTGGGACtccggtggtggtggggaaggagggtTATGAGGCTGGGAAGCACTATTGGGAGGTGAAGGTGGGAGGCAGGCTGGACTGGGAGCTGGGGGTGCTGACTCAGGTTGCAAGAGACAAAGTCAGAAAGGAGAAGTTTTCTGGACCTCTTGGAGAAGGATGCTGGGCTCTGAGAAGTTCCAGAGAAGGCTTCTTTACTCGTCAAGATGGGGAAAAGATAAAAAAGAGGGACGTGGTGCCCCATAAAATGATTGGTATGTTCCTGGATCAGGAGGAAGGAAAAATCACATTTTATAATGCATACGTGGGGTTCATGATACATTCTATCCCCATTCAGTCAAATGAGAGATTGCACCCATTCTTAAGTTTTGTCCAAGCTGCAGAGGATGCAGATCAGAGTCCATTGGAGCTCATTCATTGTAGAGCCCCTGTCCCTTTGAAGGCTCTCTAA
- the LOC136654290 gene encoding golgin subfamily A member 6-like protein 1 isoform X3 — MSIIWIQKEEKNDDEEERKQRSRIEEQKTDDEEERQPRIQVEELKNGGEELQKHEIQVEEKNDDEGERKQRSKIEEQNCDAEECQKLRRENEFLDARFYRAIIITNYYHYHTYIPLFNKDS, encoded by the exons AAGAAGAGAagaatgatgatgaagaagaaagaaaacagagaagTAGAATTG aagaacagaagactgatgatgaagaagaaaggCAACCCAGAATTCAAGTTG AAGAACTGAAGAATGGTGGAGAAGAACTCCAAAAACATGAAATTCAAGTTG AAGAGAAGAATGATGatgaaggagaaagaaaacagagaagTAAAATTG AAGAACAGAATTGTGATGCAGAAGAATGCCAAAAgctcagaagagaaaatg AATTCTTAGACGCCCGTTTCTATCGAG ctatcatcatcaccaattattatcattatcatacttatataccacttttcaacaaggaTAGTTGA